A single region of the Leptothrix cholodnii SP-6 genome encodes:
- a CDS encoding fimbrial assembly, with product MKRIHSLDFMQARPTPWLGWAAAGIGLIVLAAVALPLLPLVQDNQMRADALRTISRQTQEDSAQVIVQSPAERRRQAQSRRLLQQLDAPWNELFALLEQHADPQVGLLRIEPDAGSGQIRLMAMCKDLGVMATWLRRLEQDPRLSDVQIVQHQIEELAPGRPVRFNLVARWRGAPAGGKVAAARQTADPVGAGLSRTGGQP from the coding sequence ATGAAGCGCATCCACAGCCTCGACTTCATGCAGGCCAGGCCCACGCCCTGGCTGGGCTGGGCTGCGGCCGGCATCGGCCTGATCGTGCTGGCCGCCGTCGCCCTGCCGCTGCTGCCGCTGGTGCAGGACAACCAGATGCGCGCCGACGCCTTGCGCACCATCAGCCGCCAGACCCAGGAAGACAGCGCACAGGTGATCGTGCAGAGCCCGGCCGAGCGGCGCCGCCAGGCCCAGTCGCGCCGCTTGCTGCAGCAGCTCGACGCGCCCTGGAACGAACTCTTCGCCCTGCTCGAACAGCATGCCGATCCTCAGGTCGGGCTGCTGCGCATCGAGCCTGACGCCGGCAGCGGCCAGATCCGCCTGATGGCGATGTGCAAGGACCTCGGCGTGATGGCCACCTGGCTGCGCCGCCTCGAACAGGATCCGCGCCTGAGCGACGTGCAGATCGTGCAGCACCAGATCGAGGAGCTGGCGCCGGGTCGGCCGGTTCGATTCAACCTGGTGGCGCGCTGGCGCGGTGCACCCGCAGGCGGCAAGGTCGCCGCGGCGCGCCAGACCGCCGACCCGGTCGGCGCCGGACTCAGCCGCACAGGGGGCCAGCCATGA
- a CDS encoding DNA internalization-related competence protein ComEC/Rec2, translating to MGALCGGLLGTALQLRQPDVASLPALIGVSLAALVFGGLLAWPQRVVRGRWRFGLALVGAAGLAFAATSWRAQQRLDEQLSAALEGVDLQIEGVVASLPTWRGDGVRFVFELESATVDGEPLAPGRAVPRRVSLGWYHGFQDSAVGSWPPSDIGAGQRWRWTVRLRRPHGNLNPHGFDSELWMFEQGLRAGGSVRPLVADRPVRLADAGGHTVQRWRQQVRSAIVARLGHTPAAGILAGLAVGDQAAIDRADWAVFRTTGVAHLLAVSGLHITLFAWMASAVVAMAWRRSRACALRWPTPQAARWGGLLAAAAYALLAGWGVPAQRTVYMLAVLTLLRSAGLQWPAPVVLLTCAAAVVLLDPWALLQPGFWLSFVAVALLGGSTPASAGAERPQGFVATARAALHAGWRSQWVASIGLAPWTLIFFNQVSAVGLLANSLAIPLVTLLITPLALLGVLMPPCWSLAAGLIESMMVALQWLAGWPGASWQVPAAPAWAQCLGAAGAALLILPWPVAVRLLGGAFLLPMLWPLVPRPPAGDFDLLGVDVGQGNAVLVRTARHTLLYDAGPLYGRESDAGERVLVPLLAALGERRLDLLMLSHRDADHTGGAAAVLAGPGAVRVMSSLEPGHVLRALAPHQPCVAGQRWRWDGVELQVLHPTAADYRLARAGGLRPNGLSCVLRISNGRRTVLLTGDIERQQELAILARHGQDAGLTEEALALAHGLSLQADVLLVPHHGSRTSSTQNWLEAVRPTWALVQAGHRNRYGHPAADVIERYRLHAVGVIRTNSCGAWHWQSADAAHWCERRRHRRYWHAPPEGDGLDIANDTGPSDVSP from the coding sequence ATGGGGGCCCTTTGTGGCGGCTTGCTGGGCACCGCGCTGCAGCTGCGCCAGCCTGACGTGGCGTCGCTGCCGGCGCTGATCGGCGTGTCGCTCGCGGCGCTGGTGTTCGGGGGTCTGCTCGCCTGGCCGCAGCGGGTCGTGCGGGGTCGCTGGCGCTTCGGGCTGGCCCTGGTCGGCGCCGCGGGGCTGGCATTTGCGGCGACCAGCTGGCGAGCCCAGCAGCGCCTTGACGAGCAGCTGTCGGCCGCGCTCGAGGGGGTCGACCTGCAGATCGAAGGGGTGGTCGCCAGCCTGCCGACCTGGCGCGGCGACGGCGTGCGGTTCGTGTTCGAGCTGGAGTCCGCGACGGTGGACGGCGAGCCGCTGGCGCCGGGTCGTGCGGTGCCGCGGCGCGTGTCGCTGGGCTGGTATCACGGTTTCCAGGATTCGGCCGTCGGCTCCTGGCCGCCGTCCGACATCGGCGCCGGGCAGCGCTGGCGCTGGACGGTGCGGCTGCGCCGGCCGCATGGCAACCTCAATCCGCACGGCTTCGACTCCGAGCTCTGGATGTTCGAGCAGGGACTGCGTGCCGGCGGCAGCGTGCGTCCGCTCGTGGCGGATCGGCCCGTGCGCCTGGCGGATGCGGGTGGCCACACCGTGCAGCGCTGGCGTCAGCAGGTGCGTTCAGCCATCGTGGCGCGGCTGGGCCACACGCCCGCTGCGGGCATCCTGGCCGGCCTGGCGGTCGGCGACCAGGCGGCCATCGATCGCGCCGACTGGGCGGTCTTCCGCACCACCGGGGTGGCACATCTGCTTGCGGTCAGCGGCCTGCACATCACCTTGTTCGCCTGGATGGCCTCGGCCGTGGTGGCGATGGCGTGGCGCCGCAGCCGTGCCTGTGCGTTGCGCTGGCCGACGCCGCAGGCGGCGCGCTGGGGCGGCTTGCTGGCCGCTGCGGCCTATGCGCTGCTGGCCGGCTGGGGCGTGCCGGCGCAGCGCACGGTCTACATGCTGGCGGTGCTGACCCTGTTGCGAAGTGCCGGCCTGCAGTGGCCCGCGCCGGTGGTCCTGCTGACCTGTGCCGCGGCGGTGGTGCTGCTCGATCCATGGGCCTTGCTGCAGCCGGGCTTCTGGCTGTCGTTTGTTGCGGTCGCCTTGCTCGGCGGATCGACCCCGGCCAGCGCGGGCGCCGAGCGGCCGCAGGGTTTCGTCGCCACTGCCCGCGCCGCGCTGCATGCCGGATGGCGCAGCCAATGGGTCGCCAGCATCGGACTGGCGCCCTGGACGCTGATCTTCTTCAACCAGGTGTCGGCGGTCGGCCTGCTGGCCAATTCTTTGGCGATCCCGCTCGTCACGCTGCTCATCACGCCGCTGGCCTTGCTCGGCGTGCTGATGCCGCCTTGCTGGTCGCTGGCGGCCGGGCTGATCGAGTCGATGATGGTCGCGCTGCAGTGGCTGGCCGGCTGGCCCGGCGCCAGCTGGCAGGTGCCTGCTGCGCCGGCCTGGGCCCAGTGCCTCGGCGCTGCCGGCGCCGCCTTGCTGATCCTGCCCTGGCCGGTGGCCGTCCGGCTGCTGGGCGGGGCGTTCCTGTTGCCGATGCTCTGGCCGCTGGTGCCGCGGCCGCCAGCGGGGGATTTCGATCTGCTCGGCGTCGACGTCGGTCAGGGCAACGCGGTGCTGGTGCGCACGGCCCGGCACACGCTGCTGTACGACGCCGGGCCGCTGTACGGCCGCGAAAGCGATGCCGGCGAGCGGGTGCTGGTGCCGCTGCTGGCCGCGCTCGGCGAGCGGCGCCTCGATCTGCTGATGCTGTCGCACCGCGATGCCGACCACACCGGCGGCGCGGCTGCCGTGCTGGCGGGGCCGGGCGCCGTGCGGGTCATGAGTTCGCTCGAACCGGGCCATGTTTTGCGCGCCCTGGCGCCGCATCAGCCCTGCGTGGCCGGGCAACGCTGGCGCTGGGATGGCGTCGAGTTGCAGGTGCTGCACCCCACCGCCGCCGACTATCGGCTCGCGCGTGCCGGCGGCCTGCGACCCAACGGGCTGTCGTGCGTGTTGCGCATCAGCAATGGCCGGCGCACCGTCTTGCTGACCGGCGACATCGAGCGCCAGCAGGAGCTCGCGATCCTGGCCCGCCACGGCCAGGATGCGGGCCTGACCGAAGAAGCGTTGGCGCTGGCTCACGGACTGAGCCTGCAAGCCGATGTTTTGTTGGTGCCGCACCACGGCAGTCGCACCTCTTCGACGCAGAATTGGCTCGAGGCCGTCCGTCCGACGTGGGCGTTGGTTCAAGCGGGCCATCGCAACCGCTACGGGCATCCAGCCGCTGACGTCATCGAACGTTATCGGCTGCACGCTGTTGGTGTCATTCGCACGAATTCGTGCGGCGCGTGGCACTGGCAGAGTGCGGATGCTGCGCACTGGTGCGAACGACGGCGGCATCGACGGTATTGGCATGCCCCGCCAGAGGGCGATGGCCTTGATATTGCTAATGACACTGGGCCCAGCGACGTATCACCATGA
- a CDS encoding GspE/PulE family protein: protein METQRDPADSEPAYAIEDSGSELMQEQVNTVQQRLLERFEAESQISSQAHAPVREAAFRRWLGEASGMLLGDLRQARTELADFGLIPFAQGQRRLCVALRRADHAIDLVLADPFDRGIRLWIESRLREAGHPRTRWYVATTGDVQAFYARLERETRALQAETGGISDSAGSDSGTLELSLAQISADESPVVRFLNGTLYDALQAQASDIHLECGPRGLVVKYRLDGVLQSVSRPEGKEFADRVISRLKVLADLDISERRVPQDGRLKLSRAGREIDVRVSIMPSSYGEDAVLRILDRYQLAADQTLSVDHLGFDAHAAAFIRRLAQMPYGLLLVTGPTGSGKTTTLYGVLSEIHTGQDKMITIEDPVEYQLPDVLQIPVNEAKGLTFARGLRSILRHDPDRIMVGEMRDAETAQIAVQAALTGHQVYATVHANNVFDVIGRLASMGVDPYNLVAALNGVVAQRLVRVICPHCTEPERPAVDLLVASGLSPDVLDQGWRFQHGRGCSHCRGTGYKGRRAIAQTMALDIELKSLIAERASPAQLRRAAEERGLTTLRHAALELVRAGTTTLEEANRVTAVQE, encoded by the coding sequence ATGGAAACCCAACGAGATCCGGCCGACAGCGAGCCCGCCTACGCGATCGAGGACTCCGGCTCCGAGCTGATGCAGGAGCAGGTCAACACGGTCCAGCAGCGCCTGCTCGAACGCTTCGAGGCCGAATCGCAGATCAGCTCGCAAGCCCATGCGCCGGTGCGCGAGGCGGCCTTCCGGCGCTGGCTCGGCGAGGCCAGCGGCATGCTGCTGGGCGACCTGCGCCAGGCGCGCACCGAGCTGGCCGACTTCGGCCTGATCCCGTTCGCACAGGGCCAGCGGCGCCTGTGCGTGGCCCTGCGCCGTGCCGACCACGCCATCGACCTGGTGCTGGCCGACCCGTTCGACCGCGGCATCCGGCTGTGGATCGAATCGCGCCTGCGTGAAGCCGGCCACCCGCGCACCCGCTGGTACGTCGCCACCACCGGCGACGTGCAGGCCTTCTACGCCCGGCTCGAACGCGAGACCCGCGCGCTGCAGGCCGAAACCGGCGGCATCAGCGACAGCGCCGGCAGCGACAGCGGCACGCTCGAACTCTCGCTGGCGCAGATCAGTGCCGACGAGAGCCCGGTGGTGCGCTTCCTCAACGGCACGCTCTACGACGCGCTGCAGGCGCAGGCCAGCGACATCCACCTCGAGTGCGGCCCGCGCGGCCTGGTCGTCAAGTACCGGCTCGACGGCGTGCTGCAGAGCGTCAGCCGCCCCGAGGGCAAGGAGTTCGCCGATCGCGTGATCTCGCGCCTGAAGGTGCTGGCCGACCTCGACATCTCCGAGCGCCGCGTGCCGCAGGACGGCCGGCTCAAGCTCAGCCGCGCCGGCCGCGAGATCGACGTGCGGGTCTCGATCATGCCCAGCAGCTACGGCGAGGACGCGGTGCTGCGGATCCTCGACCGCTACCAGCTGGCGGCCGACCAGACCCTGTCGGTCGACCACCTCGGCTTCGACGCCCACGCCGCCGCCTTCATCCGCCGGCTGGCGCAGATGCCCTACGGCCTGCTGCTCGTCACCGGCCCGACCGGCTCGGGCAAGACCACCACGCTGTACGGCGTGCTGTCGGAGATCCACACCGGCCAGGACAAGATGATCACCATCGAGGATCCGGTCGAGTACCAGCTGCCCGACGTGCTGCAGATCCCGGTCAACGAGGCCAAGGGGCTGACGTTTGCACGCGGCCTGCGCTCGATCCTGCGCCACGACCCGGACCGCATCATGGTGGGCGAAATGCGCGACGCCGAGACCGCCCAGATCGCCGTGCAGGCGGCGCTGACCGGCCACCAGGTCTATGCGACGGTGCACGCCAACAACGTCTTCGACGTCATCGGCCGGCTCGCCAGCATGGGCGTCGACCCCTACAACCTGGTCGCGGCGCTCAACGGCGTGGTGGCGCAGCGGCTGGTGCGGGTGATCTGCCCGCATTGCACCGAGCCGGAACGCCCGGCCGTCGACCTGCTGGTCGCCAGCGGCCTGAGCCCCGACGTGCTCGACCAGGGCTGGCGCTTCCAGCATGGCCGCGGCTGCAGCCATTGCCGCGGCACCGGCTACAAGGGCCGGCGCGCGATCGCCCAGACCATGGCGCTGGACATCGAACTCAAAAGCCTGATCGCCGAACGCGCCAGCCCGGCGCAGCTGCGCCGGGCCGCCGAAGAGCGCGGCCTCACCACCCTGCGCCACGCGGCGCTGGAGCTGGTGCGCGCCGGCACCACCACCCTGGAGGAAGCCAATCGTGTCACTGCGGTTCAAGAGTGA
- a CDS encoding lytic transglycosylase domain-containing protein: protein MATVSPVCAQVYVSEPTGDVDAPLVLSNFSSSETPHLIVAPAAAVAPPSRAEAASRPSIPATGPTAQAAVGRIHAAPAVPANLMAVFASAAREHGVPASLLMAVAAAESGFNARAVSPKGALGLMQLMPQTARQHGVREVWSVLDNVRGGAAHLRQLLTRFPGRPALALAAYNAGEQAVLKAGSQIPPFDETQRYVPKVLAWQTHYQKFVEQPITRSYPQRKAMPPVAERRLASTQGTPRTIRQP, encoded by the coding sequence ATGGCCACGGTGAGTCCGGTCTGCGCCCAGGTCTATGTCAGTGAACCGACCGGCGATGTCGACGCGCCGCTGGTGCTGTCGAATTTCTCGAGCAGCGAAACGCCGCACCTGATCGTTGCGCCGGCCGCTGCGGTCGCGCCGCCCAGCCGGGCAGAAGCCGCCTCCAGGCCATCGATTCCTGCCACCGGCCCGACGGCCCAGGCCGCCGTCGGTCGCATCCATGCCGCACCGGCCGTGCCGGCCAATCTGATGGCCGTGTTTGCGTCGGCGGCACGCGAGCACGGCGTGCCGGCCAGCCTGCTGATGGCGGTGGCGGCGGCCGAATCCGGTTTCAATGCCCGCGCCGTGTCGCCCAAGGGCGCCCTGGGCCTGATGCAACTGATGCCGCAGACCGCACGCCAGCACGGCGTGCGCGAAGTCTGGTCGGTGCTCGACAACGTGCGCGGCGGCGCCGCCCACCTGCGGCAGCTGCTGACGCGATTCCCGGGCCGCCCGGCTCTGGCCTTGGCCGCCTACAACGCCGGCGAACAGGCGGTCCTGAAGGCCGGTTCGCAGATTCCGCCCTTCGACGAAACACAACGCTACGTGCCCAAGGTGCTGGCCTGGCAAACGCACTATCAGAAATTCGTCGAACAGCCGATAACCCGTTCATACCCGCAGCGCAAGGCGATGCCACCTGTGGCTGAACGGCGGCTGGCGTCGACGCAGGGCACACCCCGCACAATCCGCCAGCCCTGA
- a CDS encoding disulfide bond formation protein B: MRLPSRAVWAAMGVVSLASVAMAVFSQHRWEMQPCPWCILQRLIFIGIGVLSLMAACLPPRGNTLTRLAGRLLAVLVTLLAASGAAAALYQNQVAAKSDSCDMTLADRIISGIGVDARWPDMFEVRASCADAAVSLMGVPYELWSLLLFVLMGALAVHRLFARDR; this comes from the coding sequence ATGAGATTGCCGTCTCGCGCGGTCTGGGCCGCGATGGGCGTGGTCAGCCTGGCGTCGGTCGCCATGGCGGTGTTTTCGCAGCACCGCTGGGAGATGCAACCCTGCCCCTGGTGCATCCTGCAGCGGCTGATCTTCATCGGCATCGGCGTCCTGAGCCTGATGGCAGCCTGCCTGCCGCCGCGCGGCAACACGCTGACCCGCCTGGCCGGCCGACTGCTGGCGGTGCTGGTGACCCTGCTGGCGGCATCGGGCGCGGCGGCGGCGCTGTACCAGAACCAGGTCGCCGCCAAGTCGGACTCATGCGACATGACACTGGCCGACCGCATCATCTCGGGCATCGGCGTGGATGCCCGCTGGCCGGACATGTTCGAGGTGCGCGCATCCTGCGCCGATGCGGCGGTGTCGCTGATGGGCGTGCCGTACGAGCTCTGGAGCCTGCTGCTGTTCGTCCTGATGGGCGCGCTGGCGGTGCATCGTCTGTTCGCCCGCGACCGCTGA
- a CDS encoding secretin N-terminal domain-containing protein: MNRSIRRPLTWLSLACVTLLSACAAQRVHDNGLSDVANGRTEQGLQQLREAADLEPSNARYRLDYLSQRALATQQLNSRGDDARLAGKADEAQRHYRATLALDPSNERALRGLQMLQDLRRVAAVKQQVEDSLQAKLPDQALEQLRRAQRELPNQPELQQLARRIEEQTEAERIERERKAGLEAAFKRPVTLQFRDANVKMVFEALSRTANINIILDRDVRADLRTTIYVQNASVEDTLDLILLQNQLDRRVLNGNTIFVYPATPAKQREYNELKVRTFQLSNIEAAQMATIIKTMLKTRDVVTDAKSNSLVMRDTAASIAVAEKLIAANDVPDPEVVLEVQVLEVSSDRLSNIGLRFPDAFTVGTPSTATTVGDLRALTSDNLTASSLSLGLNLLLQDTDTNILASPRIRARNKEKARILVGDKVPVITNLITPQQSGQSSVITGSIQYVDVGIKLEVEPQVYADGDVGIKVNLEVSNIAKTITTSSGVAYQIGTRNATTALRLHDGETQMMAGLINDQDRSTASKLPGLGQLPVIGRLFTSTNASGGKSEIVLSITPRIVRPQSTPEARLGEVWSGTESSVRDRPLRIEPVGAIRTGTSGAAGAPTGGAAGQPARVRPSAPGRLGLPGRPANAPVNTPAQPEAAAPGNDVDAEEPATPEN, from the coding sequence GTGAACCGATCCATTCGCCGCCCCCTGACCTGGCTCAGCCTGGCCTGCGTCACCCTGTTGTCGGCCTGCGCCGCGCAGCGGGTGCATGACAACGGTCTCTCCGACGTCGCCAACGGCCGCACCGAACAAGGCCTTCAGCAGCTGCGCGAAGCGGCCGACCTGGAGCCCAGCAACGCCCGCTACCGGCTCGACTACCTGTCCCAGCGCGCCCTCGCCACCCAGCAGCTCAACAGCCGCGGCGACGACGCCCGCCTGGCCGGCAAGGCCGACGAGGCGCAGCGCCACTACCGCGCGACGCTGGCGCTGGACCCGAGCAACGAACGCGCCCTGCGTGGCCTGCAGATGCTGCAGGACCTGCGCCGGGTGGCGGCGGTCAAGCAGCAGGTCGAAGACAGCCTGCAGGCCAAGCTGCCCGATCAGGCACTGGAGCAGCTGCGTCGCGCCCAGCGCGAACTGCCGAACCAGCCCGAGCTGCAGCAGCTGGCTCGCCGCATCGAAGAGCAGACCGAAGCCGAGCGGATCGAGCGCGAGCGCAAGGCCGGCCTCGAAGCGGCCTTCAAGCGGCCGGTCACGCTGCAGTTCCGCGACGCCAACGTGAAGATGGTGTTCGAGGCCCTCTCGCGCACCGCCAACATCAACATCATCCTCGACCGCGACGTGCGCGCCGACCTGCGCACCACGATCTACGTGCAGAACGCGTCGGTCGAGGACACGCTCGACCTGATCCTGCTGCAGAACCAGCTCGACCGCCGGGTGCTCAACGGCAACACGATCTTCGTCTACCCGGCCACCCCGGCCAAGCAGCGCGAGTACAACGAGCTGAAGGTGCGCACCTTCCAGCTCAGCAACATCGAGGCCGCGCAGATGGCCACGATCATCAAGACGATGCTCAAGACGCGCGACGTCGTCACCGATGCCAAGAGCAACTCGCTGGTGATGCGCGACACCGCAGCCTCCATCGCGGTGGCCGAGAAACTGATCGCCGCCAACGACGTGCCGGATCCCGAGGTGGTGCTCGAGGTGCAGGTGCTCGAGGTGTCGTCCGACCGGCTCTCCAACATCGGCCTGCGTTTCCCGGACGCCTTCACCGTGGGCACGCCCAGCACCGCCACCACGGTGGGCGACCTGCGCGCGCTCACCAGCGACAACCTGACCGCCAGCTCGCTGAGCCTGGGCCTGAACCTGCTGCTGCAGGACACCGACACCAACATCCTCGCCAGCCCGCGCATCCGCGCACGCAACAAGGAAAAGGCCCGCATCCTGGTGGGCGACAAGGTGCCGGTGATCACCAACCTGATCACGCCGCAGCAGAGCGGCCAGAGCTCGGTCATCACGGGCTCGATCCAGTACGTCGACGTCGGCATCAAGCTCGAGGTCGAGCCGCAGGTCTATGCCGACGGCGATGTCGGCATCAAGGTCAACCTCGAGGTCAGCAACATCGCCAAGACCATCACCACCTCGTCGGGCGTGGCCTACCAGATCGGCACCCGCAACGCGACCACCGCGCTGCGCCTGCACGACGGCGAGACGCAGATGATGGCCGGCCTGATCAACGACCAGGACCGCAGCACCGCCAGCAAGCTGCCCGGGCTGGGCCAGCTGCCGGTGATCGGCCGGCTCTTCACGTCGACCAACGCGAGCGGTGGCAAGAGCGAGATCGTGCTGTCGATCACGCCGCGCATCGTGCGGCCGCAGTCGACCCCCGAGGCGCGCCTGGGCGAGGTCTGGTCGGGCACCGAGAGTTCGGTGCGGGATCGGCCCCTGCGCATCGAACCGGTCGGTGCCATCCGCACCGGCACGTCGGGCGCGGCCGGTGCACCAACCGGTGGCGCGGCCGGCCAGCCTGCGCGTGTCCGACCGAGCGCGCCGGGCCGCCTGGGTCTGCCGGGACGCCCCGCCAACGCCCCGGTCAACACGCCGGCCCAGCCCGAAGCGGCCGCGCCGGGCAACGACGTGGATGCCGAGGAGCCGGCGACGCCGGAGAACTGA
- the gspG gene encoding type II secretion system major pseudopilin GspG: MAQVPYTAASDLRRTRGPSPLQKGFTLLELLVVMVIIGLLAGIVAPQYFSQLGKSNTKVARAQIEAFGQALDQYRLDVGSYPTTEQGLIALRTAPADTPRWQGPYLKRDIPADPWGRPYVYLAPGQKSEYDLSSLGSDGQVGGEAEASDVVSW; the protein is encoded by the coding sequence ATGGCGCAAGTTCCGTACACCGCTGCATCCGACCTGCGCCGAACGCGCGGCCCGAGCCCGTTGCAGAAGGGCTTCACCTTGCTTGAACTGCTGGTGGTGATGGTCATCATCGGCTTGCTGGCCGGCATCGTCGCGCCCCAGTATTTCTCGCAGCTCGGCAAGTCCAACACCAAGGTGGCCCGGGCTCAGATCGAGGCCTTCGGGCAGGCACTCGACCAGTACCGGCTCGACGTCGGCAGCTACCCCACCACCGAACAGGGACTGATCGCGCTGCGCACCGCGCCGGCCGACACGCCGCGCTGGCAAGGCCCCTACCTCAAGCGCGACATCCCGGCCGATCCCTGGGGGCGTCCCTACGTGTACCTGGCGCCCGGCCAGAAGTCCGAATACGACCTCTCGAGCCTGGGCAGCGACGGCCAGGTCGGTGGCGAAGCCGAAGCCAGCGACGTGGTGTCCTGGTAA
- a CDS encoding type II secretion system F family protein — protein sequence MKRAAPAHAPASRVARSPGAKPAVAAARASGLAVSTLRDARLDEEQFSHDLALMLRSGLSLIEALRTVAERQHGSAATAMQRLLEALSQGETLSTALQSSGQFSTAMLACVKASELTGDLADSLGRFAQNATRMRQLRSRLVSACVYPGLLITVASLVVLFLLIYVVPRFAMVLEGAARDMSPMSRLLIDVGMALSNVQLPLMLGLAAIAGALAWVTLRAMRAGKLGTLLIGLAARLPVLRGLVRTYGQAQLARTGAMLARSGVPALKALAMCRGLLAPPDQLRLDRALAAATNGAPLAPALHDAGLVDSLGLRVLRVAEQTGALDVALDRLADVHDAVVERALERLTRVIEPVLMLTIGTVVGGIVVLMYLPIFQLAASIR from the coding sequence ATGAAGCGAGCCGCGCCCGCTCACGCGCCGGCCTCTCGCGTCGCACGCAGCCCCGGCGCCAAGCCGGCCGTGGCGGCAGCGCGTGCGAGCGGGCTCGCGGTGTCGACCTTGCGGGACGCACGTCTCGATGAAGAGCAGTTCTCCCACGACCTGGCGCTGATGCTGCGCTCCGGCCTGAGCCTGATCGAGGCCCTGCGCACCGTGGCGGAGCGCCAGCACGGCAGCGCCGCCACCGCCATGCAGCGCCTGCTCGAGGCGCTGAGCCAGGGCGAGACGCTGTCGACCGCCCTGCAGTCGAGCGGCCAGTTCAGCACCGCGATGCTGGCCTGCGTCAAGGCGAGCGAACTCACCGGCGACCTGGCCGACAGCCTGGGCCGCTTCGCCCAGAACGCCACCCGGATGCGCCAGCTGCGCTCGCGCCTGGTCTCGGCCTGCGTCTACCCGGGGCTGCTGATCACGGTGGCGTCGCTGGTGGTGCTGTTCCTGCTGATCTACGTCGTGCCGCGATTCGCGATGGTGCTCGAAGGCGCGGCACGCGACATGTCGCCGATGTCGCGGCTGCTGATCGACGTCGGCATGGCGCTGTCGAACGTGCAGCTGCCCCTGATGCTCGGCCTGGCGGCGATCGCCGGGGCGCTGGCCTGGGTCACCCTGCGCGCGATGCGGGCCGGCAAGCTCGGCACCCTGCTGATCGGTCTGGCCGCGCGGCTGCCCGTGCTGCGGGGCCTGGTGCGCACCTACGGTCAGGCCCAGCTCGCCCGCACCGGCGCCATGCTGGCGCGCTCGGGCGTGCCGGCGCTGAAGGCCCTGGCGATGTGCCGCGGCCTGCTGGCGCCGCCCGACCAGCTCAGGCTCGACCGTGCACTGGCCGCCGCCACCAACGGCGCACCGCTGGCACCGGCCCTGCACGACGCCGGCCTGGTCGACAGCCTCGGCCTGCGCGTGTTGCGCGTGGCCGAGCAGACCGGCGCGCTCGACGTCGCCCTCGACCGCCTTGCCGACGTGCACGACGCCGTCGTCGAACGTGCGCTCGAACGCCTCACACGCGTCATCGAACCGGTGCTGATGCTGACCATCGGCACCGTCGTCGGCGGCATCGTGGTGCTGATGTACCTGCCCATCTTCCAACTCGCCGCGAGCATCCGCTGA
- a CDS encoding RidA family protein, with amino-acid sequence MNIEQRLQELGIVLPPVAVPAAAYVPFVRTGSLVFLSGHIAKRDGQAWVGQLGLDCDTAQGQQAARAVAIDLLGTLKAAIGDLEKVRRIVKVMSLVNSTATYTEQHLVTNGASQLLVEVFGAERGAHARSAFGVAQLPLGACVEIELIAEVA; translated from the coding sequence ATGAACATCGAACAGCGTCTGCAAGAACTCGGCATCGTGTTGCCGCCCGTGGCGGTGCCCGCTGCGGCCTATGTGCCGTTCGTGCGCACCGGCTCGCTGGTGTTCCTGTCCGGCCACATCGCCAAGCGCGACGGCCAGGCCTGGGTCGGCCAGCTCGGCCTCGACTGCGACACGGCGCAAGGCCAGCAGGCCGCTCGTGCGGTCGCCATCGACCTGCTCGGCACGCTCAAGGCCGCCATCGGCGACCTCGAAAAGGTGCGCCGCATCGTCAAGGTGATGAGCCTGGTCAACAGCACGGCCACCTACACCGAGCAGCACCTGGTGACGAACGGCGCGTCGCAGCTGCTGGTCGAGGTGTTCGGTGCCGAGCGCGGCGCGCACGCCCGCAGCGCCTTCGGCGTGGCGCAGCTGCCGCTGGGCGCCTGCGTCGAGATCGAGCTGATCGCCGAAGTGGCATGA
- a CDS encoding GspMb/PilO family protein yields MKIITSGTPLRQWAVAWQLALGRPGLLGLVLVALAVYAVVVQGPALRQEQRELLARQQEAAREPVVSKRRLTPASTAPQLLDSLPSASQRGADLARLIEISRRTEVELTRGDYSIEKLSASNEPGAQLDNVSQWRLQLPVRGSYKQLRRFIAELLNSVPHAALDGLQIDRPDTQQPWLETTLRVTLYYRGDGS; encoded by the coding sequence ATGAAGATCATCACCTCCGGCACGCCGCTGCGGCAATGGGCCGTGGCGTGGCAGCTGGCCCTCGGCCGCCCCGGCCTGCTGGGACTGGTCCTGGTGGCACTGGCCGTATATGCGGTCGTGGTGCAGGGCCCGGCCCTGCGCCAGGAGCAGCGCGAGCTGCTGGCCCGCCAGCAGGAGGCCGCGCGCGAGCCGGTCGTCAGCAAGCGGCGTCTCACGCCAGCCAGCACGGCGCCGCAGCTGCTCGACAGCCTGCCGTCGGCCAGCCAGCGTGGCGCCGACCTGGCCCGGCTGATCGAGATCTCGCGGCGCACCGAGGTCGAACTGACTCGCGGCGACTACAGCATCGAGAAGCTCAGCGCCAGCAACGAGCCCGGCGCGCAGCTCGACAACGTGTCGCAGTGGCGGCTGCAGCTGCCAGTGCGCGGCAGCTACAAGCAGCTGCGCCGCTTCATCGCCGAGCTGCTCAACAGCGTGCCGCACGCCGCGCTCGACGGCCTGCAGATCGACCGCCCCGACACCCAGCAACCCTGGCTCGAGACCACCCTGCGCGTGACCCTGTACTACCGCGGAGACGGTTCATGA